One region of Kazachstania africana CBS 2517 chromosome 3, complete genome genomic DNA includes:
- the KAFR0C01510 gene encoding lysophospholipase family protein, whose protein sequence is MHWVEYLYLSSITFSGALALSPSGDYAPAEVVCESGVNLLREASGLSSDEKAWLEKRDKLTEEAMKSFLTRATANFSDTSILEELFSNSSNVPKIGFAASGGGYRAMLNGAGMLSAFDNRTRGANEHGYGGLLQAATYLSGLSGGNWLVGTLAWNNWTSVQDIVDDFSDSDTSTIWDLEHSLLDAGGWNWAYSIERWAAVIDEVRDKKLAGFNVSLVDVWGRALSYYFFPDMNDGGDALTWSSIRDFDVFKNAEMPFPISVADELFTDSSSVNLNSTVFEFNPFEMGSWDETLNAFTDVKYLGTEVSNGEPVDDTKCVEGFDNTGFILGSSSDVFNLVTEAGFSFMITIMEYLFLGTVTEANGDEAKYGPNPFKDSSFYDESLYSDIVGSDTLYLVDGSEDGQNIPLLPLITEDRALDVVFAFDNSADTSDGWPDGASLVSTYERQFGLQGKNMAFPYVPDTDTFVNLGLNKRPTFFGCDASNLTDLNYIPPLIVYIPNSEYSYESNTLVEKLTYSTKERIGMIRNGFETATRGNFTEDSTLIGCMGCAIMRRKQESTNATLPTECESCFNSYCWNGTIAA, encoded by the coding sequence ATGCATTGGGTGGAATATCTATATTTGTCATCTATTACTTTTAGTGGCGCATTGGCGCTCTCACCTTCTGGCGATTATGCGCCAGCAGAGGTTGTCTGTGAAAGTGGAGTTAATTTACTCAGAGAAGCCAGTGGCCTGTCATCGGATGAAAAGGCATGGCTAGAGAAAAGAGATAAGCTAACTGAAGAAGCTATGAAAAGTTTCTTGACACGTGCTACTGCGAACTTTTCTGACACATCTATCTTGGAAGAGTTGTTCTCTAATTCGTCAAACGTTCCAAAGATTGGTTTTGCTGCGTCTGGAGGTGGCTACCGTGCAATGCTCAATGGTGCTGGTATGCTATCTGCATTTGATAATAGAACCAGAGGAGCTAACGAACACGGCTATGGGGGGTTACTACAAGCTGCAACATATTTGTCAGGCCTATCTGGTGGTAATTGGCTAGTTGGAACACTTGCATGGAACAATTGGACATCAGTCCAAGATATTGTTGACGACTTCAGTGATTCTGATACAAGTACAATTTGGGACTTGGAACATTCATTATTAGATGCTGGTGGATGGAATTGGGCCTATTCTATCGAAAGATGGGCTGCCGTTATCGACGAGGTTAGAGATAAGAAACTAGCAGGATTTAACGTCAGTTTGGTTGATGTATGGGGTCGTGCTTTatcttattattttttcccAGATATGAACGATGGTGGTGACGCACTAACTTGGTCCTCTATTAGAGACTTTGAcgttttcaaaaatgcCGAAATGCCTTTTCCAATAAGTGTTGCTGATGAGCTATTTACAGATTCGTCATCTGTCAACTTGAATAGTAcagtttttgaattcaacCCATTCGAAATGGGTTCATGGGACGAAACTTTGAATGCATTCACGGACGTAAAATACTTAGGAACAGAAGTCTCTAATGGTGAGCCGGTGGATGACACAAAATGTGTGGAAGGTTTTGATAACACTGGCTTTATATTAGGCTCATCATCCGATGTATTCAATCTTGTTACCGAAGCAGGCTTTTCTTTCATGATCACTATAATGgaatatttgtttttaGGGACAGTGACGGAAGCAAATGGGGACGAAGCAAAATATGGCCCAAATCCATTTAAAGACTCTAGTTTTTACGATGAAAGCCTGTATAGTGACATCGTTGGTTCAGATACTTTGTACTTAGTTGATGGTAGTGAAGATGGGCAAAATATTCCTTTGTTGCCCTTAATTACCGAAGACCGTGCCCTTGATGTGGTGTTTGCTTTCGATAACAGTGCTGATACTTCTGATGGATGGCCCGATGGTGCTTCTCTGGTGAGCACCTATGAGCGCCAATTCGGACTTCAAGGTAAAAATATGGCTTTCCCATATGTTCCTGACACTGACACCTTTGTTAATTTGGGATTGAACAAAAGACCCACCTTTTTCGGTTGTGACGCAAGCAATTTAACTGATTTGAACTACATCCCCCCTCTAATCGTGTATATTCCAAACTCGGAATATTCGTATGAAAGTAATACACTTGTCGAGAAATTAACTTACAGTACCAAAGAACGTATTGGCATGATCAGAAACGGGTTTGAAACCGCTACGAGAGGTAATTTTACCGAAGATAGCACTTTAATTGGATGTATGGGATGTGCTATCATGAGACGTAAACAGGAATCCACCAATGCCACGTTGCCTACAGAGTGTGAATCATGTTTCAATAGTTATTGCTGGAATGGTACCATTGCTGCCTGA